One window of the Trifolium pratense cultivar HEN17-A07 linkage group LG2, ARS_RC_1.1, whole genome shotgun sequence genome contains the following:
- the LOC123907490 gene encoding probable LRR receptor-like serine/threonine-protein kinase At3g47570 isoform X1 translates to MKSFSFLSVSPTLLYLHLLFLFTLTDHFVAVPAILGNQTDHLALLKFKESISSDPYKSLESWNSSIHFCKWRGITCNPMHQRVIGLNLGGYQVHGSLSPYIGNLTFLKNLTLQNNSFHGEIPQELGQLLQLQKLHISNNSFVGKIPTNLTYCSNLKELYLSRNNLIGKIPIEIASLKNLQRMTVSNNKLTGGIPSFIGNLSFITHLSFGRNNFEGDIPQAICRLKTLTILHVGENNLSGTPPFCVYNITSLTIFYMAFNNFHGSLPPNMFHNLPNIQEFGISGNQFSGPIPTSINASSSINYLDISDNNFVGQVPSLGKLKDLYHLNLELNNLGNNSAKDLEFLKSLTNCTKLNVVSIYHNYFGGILPNSIGNLSTELNLLYLDANMISGKIPAELGRLVGLISLSLESNQFEGIIPTTFEKFQNLQMLRLSINKLSGNIPHFICNLSQLYFLDLYYNMFHGNIPSSIGNCQKLQFLDLSQNKLRGTVPLEVFNLFSLSTRLDLSGNSLSGSLPREVGMLKHVFWLDVSENHLSGDIPETIGECISLEHLSLQGNYFNGTIPSSFVSLKGLRYLDLSRNKLYGPIPDVMQNISSLEYLNVSFNMLEGEVPTNGVFGNATQVAIIGNNKLCGGIAQLHLPPCDIKRRKHTKHHKFKLITLIICVVSFLLVLSFIITIYWIRKINRKRSFDSPTIDQLAKISYHDLHRGTDGFSPTNLIGSGSFGSVYKANLVSEDHVVAVKVLNLQKKGAHKSFIIECNALKNVRHRNLVKILTCCSSTDYKGQEFKALVFDYMKNGSLEQWLHPREENGEHPRTLDLNQRLNTIIDVASALHYLHHECEQLILHCDLKPSNVLIDNDMVSHVSDFGISRLISAIDGTSQMDNSTIEIKGTVGYAPPEYGMGSEVSTCGDMYSFGILVLEMLTGRRPIDETFEDGQNLHNFVSISFPDNLIKVLDPHLVSGDAKVVIEDGNSENLITSVEEWLVSLFKIGLVCSMESPKERLNIVDVNRELSIIKKVFLAGPHTQTKFLRSSVEKEVYSA, encoded by the exons ATGAagtctttttctttcttgtcAGTGTCACCTACACTTTTATACCTTCATCTGCTTTTTCTGTTTACCTTAACAGATCATTTTGTGGCAGTGCCTGCAATATTAGGAAACCAAACAGATCATTTGGCATTgctcaaattcaaagaatcaataTCCAGTGATCCCTATAAAAGTCTTGAATCTTGGAATTCTTCCATCCACTTCTGTAAGTGGCGTGGAATCACATGCAATCCCATGCACCAAAGAGTTATAGGATTGAACCTAGGAGGATATCAGGTACATGGATCTTTATCTCCCTATATTGGTAATCTcacttttttgaaaaatctcACCCTTCAAAACAACAGCTTCCATGGAGAAATCCCACAAGAGTTGGGTCAGTTGCTACAATTGCAAAAACTTCATATCTCCAATAACTCTTTTGTAGGTAAAATTCCTACAAACTTGACATATTGCTCCAATCTTAAAGAGTTATACTTGTCTAGGAACAATCTCATTGGTAAAATACCAATTGAAATTGCCTCTTTGAAAAATCTTCAAAGAATGACTGTTTCTAATAACAAATTAACCGGAGGAATCCCATCATTCATAGGGAATCTTTCATTCATAACACACCTTAGTTTTGGTCGTAACAACTTTGAAGGAGATATTCCACAAGCAATTTGTCGCCTAAAAACTTTGACAATTTTACATGTTGGTGAGAACAATTTGTCAGGTACCCCTCCTTTTTGTGTTTACAACATCACATCACTTACTATATTTTACATGGCATTTAATAACTTTCATGGCTCTCTTCCACCCAACATGTTTCACAACCTCCCAAATATCCAAGAGTTTGGCATTTCAGGAAATCAATTTTCAGGTCCAATCCCCACTTCTATAAATGCATCTTCTTCCATTAATTATCTTGATATCTCTGACAATAATTTTGTTGGACAAGTTCCAAGTCTAGGAAAGCTCAAAGATTTATACCATCTAAATTTGGAACTCAACAATTTAGGTAACAATTCAGCTAAGGATTTAGAGTTTTTAAAATCTTTGACAAACTGTACTAAATTGAATGTGGTTTCTATTTACCATAATTATTTTGGTGGCATTCTTCCAAATTCTATAGGGAATTTATCTACTGAGCTTAATTTACTATATCTTGATGCTAATATGATATCAGGAAAAATTCCTGCTGAACTAGGACGTCTAGTTGGCTTAATATCATTGTCCTTAGAATCTAATCAGTTTGAAGGAATTATTCCAACTACTTTTGAAAAGTTTCAAAACTTGCAAATGTTACGTTTGAGTATAAACAAGTTGTCAGGAAATATACCACACTTTATATGTAATCTCAGTCAATTGTATTTTTtggatttatattataatatgttTCACGGAAATATTCCTTCAAGCATAGGAAACTGTCAAAAGTTACAATTTCTAGATCTTTCGCAGAATAAGCTTAGAGGAACCGTACCTTTAGaggtttttaatcttttttctttatcaacTCGCCTAGACTTGTCGGGTAACTCTTTGAGTGGTAGCTTACCAAGAGAAGTGGGTATGCTAAAACATGTTTTTTGGCTAGATGTCTCTGAGAACCATTTGTCTGGGGATATTCCTGAAACTATTGGTGAATGCATAAGCTTAGAACACCTCAGCTTACAAGGGAACTACTTCAACGGAACCATACCATCCTCTTTTGTATCTCTCAAAGGTCTTAGATATTTAGACCTTTCCAGAAATAAATTGTACGGACCAATTCCTGATGTTATGCAAAATATCTCTAGCTTAGAATACTTGAATGTTTCTTTCAACATGTTGGAAGGTGAGGTCCCGACAAACGGTGTCTTTGGAAATGCAACCCAAGTAGCAATTATTGGAAACAATAAGCTTTGTGGAGGTATTGCACAACTGCATCTACCACCATGCGATATCAAGCGTCGAAAACACACAAAACACCATAAATTCAAGTTGATAACACTGATAATTTGTGTGGTTTCTTTTCTTCTCGTTCTTTCATTTATTATAACAATCTACTGGATAAGGAAAATAAATCGAAAACGATCTTTTGATTCACCAACAATTGATCAACTAGCTAAGATTTCATACCATGACTTACATCGAGGAACCGATGGGTTCTCGCCTACAAACTTGATCGGATCAGGAAGTTTTGGTTCTGTGTACAAAGCAAATCTTGTGTCAGAAGATCATGTTGTTGCCGTAAAGGTCTTGAACCTGCAAAAGAAGGGAGCTCACAAGAGTTTCATCATTGAATGTAATGCACTCAAGAATGTTAGACACCGAAATTTAGTTAAGATTTTAACATGTTGCTCTAGTACAGATTACAAAGGTCAAGAATTTAAAGCTTTAGTTTTTGATTACATGAAAAATGGAAGCTTAGAACAATGGTTGCATCCAAGGGAAGAAAATGGTGAGCATCCAAGAACATTGGATCTTAATCAAAGATTGAATACAATTATTGATGTTGCTTCTGCATTACACTATCTTCATCATGAATGTGAGCAATTGATCCTTCATTGTGATCTAAAGCCAAGCAATGTCCTTATTGATAATGACATGGTTTCTCATGTGAGTGATTTTGGCATATCAAGACTCATCTCAGCCATTGACGGAACCTCTCAAATGGATAACAGTACAATTGAAATAAAAGGGACTGTTGGCTATGCTCCTCCAG AGTATGGAATGGGTTCTGAAGTGTCCACATGTGGTGACATGTATAGCTTTGGAATCTTGGTACTAGAAATGCTTACCGGTAGAAGACCTATTGATGAAACATTTGAAGATGGTCAAAATCTGCACAACTTTGTTTCAATTTCGTTTCCTGATAATCTTATAAAGGTTTTGGACCCACATCTTGTATCAGGAGATGCAAAAGTAGTAATAGAAGATGGAAACAGTGAAAATCTTATTACAAGCGTAGAGGAGTGGTTAGTTTCACTTTTTAAGATCGGACTTGTTTGTTCGATGGAATCACCGAAAGAAAGATTGAATATTGTGGATGTTAATAGAGAGCTTAGCATAATCAAAAAGGTCTTTCTTGCTG GTCCTCACACTCAAACTAAATTTCTAAGGTCATCCGTGGAAAAAGAAGTGTACTCAGCATGA
- the LOC123907490 gene encoding probable LRR receptor-like serine/threonine-protein kinase At3g47570 isoform X2 codes for MQSHAPKSYRIEPRRISGKIPTNLTYCSNLKELYLSRNNLIGKIPIEIASLKNLQRMTVSNNKLTGGIPSFIGNLSFITHLSFGRNNFEGDIPQAICRLKTLTILHVGENNLSGTPPFCVYNITSLTIFYMAFNNFHGSLPPNMFHNLPNIQEFGISGNQFSGPIPTSINASSSINYLDISDNNFVGQVPSLGKLKDLYHLNLELNNLGNNSAKDLEFLKSLTNCTKLNVVSIYHNYFGGILPNSIGNLSTELNLLYLDANMISGKIPAELGRLVGLISLSLESNQFEGIIPTTFEKFQNLQMLRLSINKLSGNIPHFICNLSQLYFLDLYYNMFHGNIPSSIGNCQKLQFLDLSQNKLRGTVPLEVFNLFSLSTRLDLSGNSLSGSLPREVGMLKHVFWLDVSENHLSGDIPETIGECISLEHLSLQGNYFNGTIPSSFVSLKGLRYLDLSRNKLYGPIPDVMQNISSLEYLNVSFNMLEGEVPTNGVFGNATQVAIIGNNKLCGGIAQLHLPPCDIKRRKHTKHHKFKLITLIICVVSFLLVLSFIITIYWIRKINRKRSFDSPTIDQLAKISYHDLHRGTDGFSPTNLIGSGSFGSVYKANLVSEDHVVAVKVLNLQKKGAHKSFIIECNALKNVRHRNLVKILTCCSSTDYKGQEFKALVFDYMKNGSLEQWLHPREENGEHPRTLDLNQRLNTIIDVASALHYLHHECEQLILHCDLKPSNVLIDNDMVSHVSDFGISRLISAIDGTSQMDNSTIEIKGTVGYAPPEYGMGSEVSTCGDMYSFGILVLEMLTGRRPIDETFEDGQNLHNFVSISFPDNLIKVLDPHLVSGDAKVVIEDGNSENLITSVEEWLVSLFKIGLVCSMESPKERLNIVDVNRELSIIKKVFLAGPHTQTKFLRSSVEKEVYSA; via the exons ATGCAATCCCATGCACCAAAGAGTTATAGGATTGAACCTAGGAGGATATCAG GTAAAATTCCTACAAACTTGACATATTGCTCCAATCTTAAAGAGTTATACTTGTCTAGGAACAATCTCATTGGTAAAATACCAATTGAAATTGCCTCTTTGAAAAATCTTCAAAGAATGACTGTTTCTAATAACAAATTAACCGGAGGAATCCCATCATTCATAGGGAATCTTTCATTCATAACACACCTTAGTTTTGGTCGTAACAACTTTGAAGGAGATATTCCACAAGCAATTTGTCGCCTAAAAACTTTGACAATTTTACATGTTGGTGAGAACAATTTGTCAGGTACCCCTCCTTTTTGTGTTTACAACATCACATCACTTACTATATTTTACATGGCATTTAATAACTTTCATGGCTCTCTTCCACCCAACATGTTTCACAACCTCCCAAATATCCAAGAGTTTGGCATTTCAGGAAATCAATTTTCAGGTCCAATCCCCACTTCTATAAATGCATCTTCTTCCATTAATTATCTTGATATCTCTGACAATAATTTTGTTGGACAAGTTCCAAGTCTAGGAAAGCTCAAAGATTTATACCATCTAAATTTGGAACTCAACAATTTAGGTAACAATTCAGCTAAGGATTTAGAGTTTTTAAAATCTTTGACAAACTGTACTAAATTGAATGTGGTTTCTATTTACCATAATTATTTTGGTGGCATTCTTCCAAATTCTATAGGGAATTTATCTACTGAGCTTAATTTACTATATCTTGATGCTAATATGATATCAGGAAAAATTCCTGCTGAACTAGGACGTCTAGTTGGCTTAATATCATTGTCCTTAGAATCTAATCAGTTTGAAGGAATTATTCCAACTACTTTTGAAAAGTTTCAAAACTTGCAAATGTTACGTTTGAGTATAAACAAGTTGTCAGGAAATATACCACACTTTATATGTAATCTCAGTCAATTGTATTTTTtggatttatattataatatgttTCACGGAAATATTCCTTCAAGCATAGGAAACTGTCAAAAGTTACAATTTCTAGATCTTTCGCAGAATAAGCTTAGAGGAACCGTACCTTTAGaggtttttaatcttttttctttatcaacTCGCCTAGACTTGTCGGGTAACTCTTTGAGTGGTAGCTTACCAAGAGAAGTGGGTATGCTAAAACATGTTTTTTGGCTAGATGTCTCTGAGAACCATTTGTCTGGGGATATTCCTGAAACTATTGGTGAATGCATAAGCTTAGAACACCTCAGCTTACAAGGGAACTACTTCAACGGAACCATACCATCCTCTTTTGTATCTCTCAAAGGTCTTAGATATTTAGACCTTTCCAGAAATAAATTGTACGGACCAATTCCTGATGTTATGCAAAATATCTCTAGCTTAGAATACTTGAATGTTTCTTTCAACATGTTGGAAGGTGAGGTCCCGACAAACGGTGTCTTTGGAAATGCAACCCAAGTAGCAATTATTGGAAACAATAAGCTTTGTGGAGGTATTGCACAACTGCATCTACCACCATGCGATATCAAGCGTCGAAAACACACAAAACACCATAAATTCAAGTTGATAACACTGATAATTTGTGTGGTTTCTTTTCTTCTCGTTCTTTCATTTATTATAACAATCTACTGGATAAGGAAAATAAATCGAAAACGATCTTTTGATTCACCAACAATTGATCAACTAGCTAAGATTTCATACCATGACTTACATCGAGGAACCGATGGGTTCTCGCCTACAAACTTGATCGGATCAGGAAGTTTTGGTTCTGTGTACAAAGCAAATCTTGTGTCAGAAGATCATGTTGTTGCCGTAAAGGTCTTGAACCTGCAAAAGAAGGGAGCTCACAAGAGTTTCATCATTGAATGTAATGCACTCAAGAATGTTAGACACCGAAATTTAGTTAAGATTTTAACATGTTGCTCTAGTACAGATTACAAAGGTCAAGAATTTAAAGCTTTAGTTTTTGATTACATGAAAAATGGAAGCTTAGAACAATGGTTGCATCCAAGGGAAGAAAATGGTGAGCATCCAAGAACATTGGATCTTAATCAAAGATTGAATACAATTATTGATGTTGCTTCTGCATTACACTATCTTCATCATGAATGTGAGCAATTGATCCTTCATTGTGATCTAAAGCCAAGCAATGTCCTTATTGATAATGACATGGTTTCTCATGTGAGTGATTTTGGCATATCAAGACTCATCTCAGCCATTGACGGAACCTCTCAAATGGATAACAGTACAATTGAAATAAAAGGGACTGTTGGCTATGCTCCTCCAG AGTATGGAATGGGTTCTGAAGTGTCCACATGTGGTGACATGTATAGCTTTGGAATCTTGGTACTAGAAATGCTTACCGGTAGAAGACCTATTGATGAAACATTTGAAGATGGTCAAAATCTGCACAACTTTGTTTCAATTTCGTTTCCTGATAATCTTATAAAGGTTTTGGACCCACATCTTGTATCAGGAGATGCAAAAGTAGTAATAGAAGATGGAAACAGTGAAAATCTTATTACAAGCGTAGAGGAGTGGTTAGTTTCACTTTTTAAGATCGGACTTGTTTGTTCGATGGAATCACCGAAAGAAAGATTGAATATTGTGGATGTTAATAGAGAGCTTAGCATAATCAAAAAGGTCTTTCTTGCTG GTCCTCACACTCAAACTAAATTTCTAAGGTCATCCGTGGAAAAAGAAGTGTACTCAGCATGA